The window AGCAGCACGTCCCACACCCCACTGAAAGGCGGGGCATAGGCCAGATCGGCTTCAGAAAGCTGCTGCACCGTGCCCCGCGTGTGCAGCAGCGCGGCGACCACATCCACGCGTTTCACGCTCTCGTGGTTCTGGGCCAGCAGCTGCGCGCCCAGCAGGCGGCCGGTACCCTGCTCGCCGGTCAGGCGCACATGAATGGGGCGGGCGGCCTTGTGGTAGCCGGCGTAATCGGTGCTTTGCACGTCCACGCTCACAGCCTTGATGCCCAGGGCTTCGGCCTCGGTCTGGGTCAGGCCGGTGCGGGCCACGCCCAGTTCAAAGGTCTTGAAGATGCCGGTGCCCACCACGCCGGGAAAGCGGGCCTCGCCGCCCGCCATGTTCACCCCGGCCACCCGGCCCATGCGGTTGGCGGTCAGGCCCAGGGGGATGTGCACCCGGCGCCGGGTGACGCGGTGCAGGGCTTCGGTATTGTCGCCAGCGGCGTACACGCCCGCCACACTGGTTTCCTGGCGCAGGTTGACCGCCACGGCGCCGCTGCGGCCCAGCCGGGCCCCGGCCGCGCGGGCCAGTTCGACGTTGGGGCGCACGCCCACGGCCACCACCACCACGTCGGCGCGCACCCGCCCGTGGTCGGTCTGCACGCCACTCACGCGGTTCTGGCCGGTCAGGCCCTGCACCGTCACGCTGCAGCGCACGTCCACGCCGCCGCGTTCCACCTCGGCGCGCACCTGCTGCTGCAGGGGCCGGTCCAGCATGCGCCCGGCCACCTCTGGCGCCTGTTCCAGCAGCACCACGCTCAGGCCCCGGGCCCGCAGGGCCTCGGCCAGTTCCAGGCCAATGTAGCCGCCGCCCACGATGCAGGCCCGCCGCGCCCCCTGCAGGCTGGCGTCCAGCGCCTGCCCGTCTGGAATGTCGCGCAGCACATGCACGCCTTTCAGTGGGGTCCGGGCCCAGTCAGGCCGGACAGGGGAGACCCCGGTGGCGATCAGAAGGCGGTCGTAGGGCTCGGCCGCGCTGCGCCCGGACGCGCGGTCCGTGACGGTGACGGTGCCGGCCTTCGCATCCACGCCCGTCACGTCGTGACGCAGGCGCACGCCAATGCCCCGGGCGCGCAACTGCTCCGGGGTGCGGGCGATCAGGTCGTCAAAGCCTTTGACCTGCCCGCCCAGCACGTAGGGCAGACCACACGCGCCGTAGCTGACCACCTCGCCGCGCTCAAAGACCACCACCTCGGCCCGGGGGTTGTGGCGCTGCGCGCGGCTGGCCGCACTCATTCCGGCGGCCACGCCGCCCACGATCACAATGCGCATAGGGGCAGCCTACCCAGCCGCCCACGCCGGGGGTCCGCAGCCCAGGAAATGCTCAAGGCCGGCTCACGGGGCCAAAACGGGCAACATCTTCTGCCCCTGGACCAAACGCTGCTCTCTTCAGCGCCCGAAGGTCTGCACCCAGTAGGTGGCAAAGGTGGTCTGCGGGGTGCCGTTGCCCATGCCGGCGCCAAAGCTCTGCCACTCCGGCTTCATCAGGACCGTGCAGTGACCGGGGCTGTCCAGCAGGGCCTGCAGGGCTTCTTCGGGGGTCAGGACGTTGTAGGCGGCATTCTCGCCCACCGCCTGGCCAGTGAACCCGCTCTCCAGGGCCCGCTGGGGCGGCTCGCTGCCAGTTACGGGGTTCACATGGCCGCGAAAGTTCAGCCGGATCATGTCGTCCACCTGGGTCTGGGCGGCGCGGGCCAGGGCGTCGTTCCACACCAGGGGCGGAGCCGGGGCAAACAGCTGCTGGCCGCAGCGCTGCCCCTGACGCCGGGCCTCGTTGGTCAGCACCAGAAAGCGGTTCAGCCATCCCTGAGGATCGGCGGTCTCGATCAGGGCAGGCTGCACGTACACCAGGGCCGCGCGCCCGTCCTGCACCGAGACGCCGTAGCGGGTAAAGCCCACGCGGTGCCCGCACTGGTTCGCCAGCGCGCCGGCCACCGCCTTGACCTTGCCCAGCTTGGGCAGCAGAAAGGAACTGAAGCGCTTGGCCGGGTAGTGGCTGGCCTGCAGTTCGCCCTTCAGGGGAAAGCCGCGCAGCACCCGCCCGGCCACCGCGTCCAGCGCCTCGTCACGCACGGCACTCTGCCCGCAGGCGGCAAAATCTGCCTCCACCAGCCGGGCAAAAACCTCGCTGTCGGCAACCAGCGCGTCCGGGGCCAGTCGAGCCTCCAGCGGGGGAGGCGCTGCTGGCCCAGCTGTCTGCGCGCCGGCCAGGGCCACCAGGGTCAGGGCACCCCATAGGGGCAGCGTCAGGCGGGCGGCAGGGCGGGGCATCTTCACAGTTCATCAGGTCTTCTCCCACATTTCGCTCACAAAGCAGGGGATGGATGTGAGG of the Deinococcus aquaedulcis genome contains:
- a CDS encoding CAP domain-containing protein, translating into MPRPAARLTLPLWGALTLVALAGAQTAGPAAPPPLEARLAPDALVADSEVFARLVEADFAACGQSAVRDEALDAVAGRVLRGFPLKGELQASHYPAKRFSSFLLPKLGKVKAVAGALANQCGHRVGFTRYGVSVQDGRAALVYVQPALIETADPQGWLNRFLVLTNEARRQGQRCGQQLFAPAPPLVWNDALARAAQTQVDDMIRLNFRGHVNPVTGSEPPQRALESGFTGQAVGENAAYNVLTPEEALQALLDSPGHCTVLMKPEWQSFGAGMGNGTPQTTFATYWVQTFGR
- a CDS encoding FAD-dependent oxidoreductase, whose protein sequence is MRIVIVGGVAAGMSAASRAQRHNPRAEVVVFERGEVVSYGACGLPYVLGGQVKGFDDLIARTPEQLRARGIGVRLRHDVTGVDAKAGTVTVTDRASGRSAAEPYDRLLIATGVSPVRPDWARTPLKGVHVLRDIPDGQALDASLQGARRACIVGGGYIGLELAEALRARGLSVVLLEQAPEVAGRMLDRPLQQQVRAEVERGGVDVRCSVTVQGLTGQNRVSGVQTDHGRVRADVVVVAVGVRPNVELARAAGARLGRSGAVAVNLRQETSVAGVYAAGDNTEALHRVTRRRVHIPLGLTANRMGRVAGVNMAGGEARFPGVVGTGIFKTFELGVARTGLTQTEAEALGIKAVSVDVQSTDYAGYHKAARPIHVRLTGEQGTGRLLGAQLLAQNHESVKRVDVVAALLHTRGTVQQLSEADLAYAPPFSGVWDVLLVAADRLGRAL